The Acidiferrobacterales bacterium genome contains the following window.
TACGCCAGAATCGGGCTGTTGATGCGAAAATAATGCTCTAACGCGATTTCAGGGAGGAGCGCTGTTGATGACTTTGGTGGTTGTCATGCTATTGTCTACTGGCTCAGCACTATCCGGAGTCGGCAGGGGAATCAAGTGGCTCAGCAACACCAATATGGTGCTGTCATTTTCATTGCTGGGATTTTTCCTGATATTTGGAGCAACCATGTTTGCGTTTGAGTTGCTGGGCAAAGGCATCTTCAGTTACATCATTCATTTGCCCGCCCTGACACTAACCGTATGGGACCCGTCAACAGAACTTGGCGGATGGCAAACAGGTTGGTCAGTCTTCTTTTGGGCATGGGCGATCGCATTCGGAACCTTCGTAGGAATTTTCCTCGCTCGAATTTCAAGAAACCGTACTATCCGGGAATTCGTGCTCGGTGCCATTGTTGCACCGTCAATCATGTGCTTCATCTGGTTCACCTTTGTTGGTGGCACAGCCATCGACCTGGAGTTGAGCGGTGCCGCTGAAGGGAAAATTTTCGGCGCGAACCTGACGTATCAACTCTACGAAGTCATCAATATCATGCTGTCCCCGGCGTTGGCTACACTGATGTCGTTGATGATCGTGATTTTGCTGCTCACTTATCTGGTGACTTCGGCCGACTCCGCGATCTTGGTGATCAACACCATCAATTCGGGCGGCGACCAACACGTCAAGACCGGACAGAAACACATTCTGATATGGGGTATCGCACTCACTGCAGTGGTTGGCGTTCTCTTGCTCGCAGGTGGATTGAGAGCAATCCAATCTGCCATGATTGTCGGAACGATTCCCTTCACACTGGTATTGATACTGATGGGTGTGGGGCTGCTGAAAGCGCTAATCAGGGATAACATCCGAAGCAAAGAAGCGCAGTCGGGCAATACCTGAGTCATCAGACAGCGTCAGAGCAGTCTGCGCAGTACTGTTCGCCAACGACTCGCCCGGTTGTCGGATCGGGCGAGTCGTTGCAGTTCAAAGGGTGAATCGTTTTGCCTTGATGCGCCTTCCTGATTTCAGATGTATGCCGCTGATCGGCTGCGTACGCGAAAATGCAGAGATTCGAACGAATCTGTTCAATGAATTTGTCGGACATGCTCGATAATGGACACTATAAACAGGATTGAAATCAATTTTCCTGACTGCCGGCAATCAGATAAATTGGCTCGAAAAAATGGCATGGGAAAACATCCGCCCAAGACTGCCAAAGCTTACTGTCTGGGCTTATAATGCAGACTCCCGATCGAAACACAGGTGACAAAATGGCTCAAACCGCTACGATGCAAGACATCCAGACTCAGCAAAAAACGATCGCCGAAAAGGATATCGGATCGAACCTGCACCCATATACAAATCTTCTCCAACATGAACAGATTGGACCGAAGACCTACGTTCGAGGTGAAGGAATCTATATATGGGACGAGCATGGCAGAAAATTCATTGAGGGACTGGCCGGGCTTTGGTGCACTTCTTTAGGATTCAGCGAACAGAGACTTGTCGACGCAGCGACCCGCCAACTGCAGACTCTGCCCTACAACCACAGTTTCGCGGGCAGGACGGCACCGGTTGTCGCAGAACTGGCGGACAAGCTTCTTTCAGTCGCTCCGGCATCCATGTCAAAAGCCTATTTCGTGACATCCGGTTCCGAAGCAGTCGACTCTGCAGTTAAATTTACCTGGTATTACAACAACGCATTGGGAAGGCCCGAGAAGAAAAAGATAATCTCCCGGGAAAAGGGCTATCACGGCGTCACCATTGTCGGCACCAGCCTGACCGCAATCCCAACAATTCAGGAAGCTTTTGATGCGCCACTTGAGCGTTTCAAGCAGACCGGAACACCCCACTATTACCGATGCGGTGAACCGGGAGAATCCGAAGAGGAGTTTGCAGATCGACGGGCTCGGGAACTGGAAGAACTGATTATCGCTGAGGGACCAGATACGGTCGCTGCGCTGATAGCCGAACCTCTCATGGGTGCCGGTGGCGTCATTCCCCCTCCCAAGACCTACTTTCAGAAAATTCAGAGAGTATTGAAGAAATACGATGTGTTGCTGATTGCAGATGAGGTGATCAACGGATTTGGCAGAACTGGCAATCCGTGGGGTTGCGATACCTACGACATCGTTCCCGATATTGTTACCTGTGCCAAGCAGATTTCGTCGGCCTATATCCCAATCGGTGCGACGATGATCTCTGAGCCGATCTATCAGGCAATCGCACAGGCCAGTGCGCGACTTGGTGTTTTCGGAACCGGGTTTACCTATACAGGACACCCGGTAGGTGCGGCAGTCGCATTGGAGACGCTCAAGATCTACGAAGAACGCAACATGCTCGCTCATGTAAGGGAAGTCATGGTTCCATTTCAGAATCGATTGCGGGAGTTTGGGACGCATCCGCTGGTCGGAGAAGCCCGCGGCAAGGGGCTGATCGGCGCAGTTGAGCTGGTTGCCGACAAGGACACAAAGCAACCCTTCGATCCTGAAATGAAAGTCGCTTTTCAAGTGTACCAGCAATGTCTGGAAAATGGGTTGATTGTTCGCGCACTGCCATCAGGTGATACCGTCGGAATCTGCCCGCCGCTGATCATCACTGACCGACAGATCAATGATCTGTTTGATGCACTCGAATCAGCATTGGATACTGTGCACGCAAACCTGAAATCCGCGAACAATGCGTGAACAGCTCATTGGCTCGTTTGAACTGATTCCGACAGGACCAGCCGCCGCAATGCGGTGGAGTCGAAGCACCTTGGAAGTACGCATACATTGTCCGATTGATTCGGCCATAGTCGCATATTCCATCGTCTAGTCCCAATCGAAAGTGGCTCCAAAAAACAAAGTCGCGGAAGCTGTGCTGCGAGCGAACGCTTCGTACGCCAGCAAATTTGGCGACAGGAAAAACTTGCCCGGAACGCCGCAAAAGAAAGTTGCCATTCTCACCTGTATGGATGTCCGAATCGGTCCGCTTGAGATTGCCGGCTTCAGTCTCGGTGATGCTCACGTCATCCGTAACGCCGGTGGCAGGGCCAGTGATGATGCCATTCGATCATTGCTGGTTTCCTATAAGTTTTTCGGCACCCGTGACTGGCTCGTAATTCAACATACACAGTGCGGAATGGCAGGCGTTACAGATAGGGAGATCAGCGAACTTTTCGCAGAAAGCCTGGAACCGGCCGTCAAAAAGGACGACAAATGGGTCAATGAATCAATCGGACACGGTGCCGACCCCAAGCTGACTGCAGGCTGGCTTACCATCTCAGACTTGGACGATTCAGTACGATCCGATGTTGAACTGATTGCAAATCATCCACTCGTATCAAAAGCGATCTCAATCCATGGCTACATCTATGATGTTCAATCCGGCAGCCTCAGGACGGTTGAGGGCGCACGAAGGCTGGGTGAGACCCGACAGACACCCTGACGACCAGATTCCTGCAAATATTCGTGCCCCGGAATGGGCTCGACAACTTCGCCACTTCAGCGAAAACAGCAAAATTCTCTTCGATTGGAATCCCAGGCACTGTATAATCGTTTAATATTATTAAATGATTGTATAAGTCCAACGGTGATAACACATCATGCACTCCAATATGAACCAGGCCTGGAACAACTCTACCAATCGTCGCGAACAGTTGATTCATGCGACGATCCAAACTATCTCAGAAAGCGGTCTTTCGGGCACGACCGTAGCCAAGGTGGCTGCAAAAGCCGGGTTGTCACCCGGAATTGTGAATTTTCATTTCAATTCCAAGAATCAGCTTCTGATCGATACCCTTGGTTATCTAAACGAGGAATACACTGCTGTCATGGATGAGCGACACGGCAGAGCGAATTCGCCGTCGGAAAAACTACACGCTTACATTGAAGGAAGTTTCGATCCACGCATTTTCGTCAAGGAAAAAGTTGCCGTCTGGTATGCGTTCTGGAGTGAGAGCCAGGCGCGGGACGAATATCGGGAAATTTGTGGCACAAGTGACAAACGAGAAGATCGGATGATTCGCGAGTGTTTTGCCGAACTGCTGGACACCTCAACCATCCAGAACGCGGACGTTATTGCACTTGCATTGGCTCTTCAAGGCATGATCGATTCGCTGTGGCAACAGGCATTGTACGAAGATGGGGTGTTCGACACAACGAAGGCGGTGTCCACCTGTAAGAGATTCGTCGGTCGTGTAACGGAAGAATCCGGAACAGCCGCTGATTCGACAGCAACAGAGAATACCGTAGATCTTCTCCCTCCGTGGACGTATAAGAACGAAGAATTTCTTGAATTGGAAATTGAACGGTTGTTCAAGCCCAACTGGATGCTTGTTGGTCATGTGTCTGACATGCCGGAAAAAGGCGATTACCTCACTTTCGAGGGGTTTGGCGAAAGGGCATTGATCATCCGAAACAAAAACGGGGCAATCAATGCGTTTCATAACATCTGCCGACACCGCGGCTCAAGGATTCTGGAGGGTGCGGGGCGATGTCCCCGAGCCCTGATATGCCCGTTCCATGGATGGCGATACGATTTGGATGGAAAACTCACATTCATACCCGGGAAAGAAGGCTTTCCTTACATTGATCCTGAAGATCACGGACTGGTCGCCCTTGACCTGGAAATCTGGAATGGATTCATTTTTGTTCGATTTGTCCCCGAAGGGCAATCTCTCAGGGAGATTCTGTTACCGATTGAGGCACAAGTGAGTCCCTATCGGCTGGACAGCATGAAGCCATACGAAAACGCCGAGGAAAAAGTCTACCCGGTCAATTGGAAAGTTTTCCACGATATAGACAATGAGGGGTATCACGTTCCGATCGGCCACCCGACGCTTCACCAGCTGTACGGAAAAGACTACGTCGACACCAGCGTTGATGGCATTCCTGTTTCCTACGGCAGGTTCAACCCGGATTTCGGCAATTTATGGAGTGTGAGGAACTATCGAAACCTATTGCCCGAATTTGCCCACTTGCCAGAAGACAAAAAGGATCTGTGGATGTATTTCGGACTGTTTCCCAATCTGGTTTTCGCACTATATCCTGACATGATGGAAATCTACATGTCAATGCCTGTTGACCTGACGAATACGAGAGTCATTTCGAGAGCCTACGCCCTTGCGGATGACCGCAGGGCGGTCCGCCTGTCGCGCTATCTGAACCGACGGATCAATAAGACTACAGATAGTGAGGACCAGGCATACATGGACACAATCCAGGAGGGACTGAATTCTTCAGTCTTTCCGAGGTGGAATCTGTCCGAAACCGCTGAGACCGGTGTCGGAGATTTCCACAATATCATTCAGGGTCACCTTCCCGTCGCAAAACTTGCCTCACAACCCGAATCCGGGCGCGTGAAGCAGCTCAACGAGTCAATCTCCGTCACCTCGCAGATTCACTGAAGTCATACTTCTCGGCATCAGCCATCTGTTGGTCACGTACTCGCTGTTTTTCCTGTCGGGACAGGATCAGACCTGCGATGATCACGCCAATCGTTACGATCAGAATGATGATTGTAGCCAACGCGTTGACATCGGGTTTCAGTCCCAATTTCACACGCGAGTAAATCAGCATTGGCAATGTATTCGCTCCCGGTCCTGAAACAAAACTGGCAATGACCAGATCATCCAGTGAGAGTGTGAATGCGAGAAGCCAACCTGCGACCAGCGCCGGGGCGATCAGCGGAATGGTGACATCGATCAGTACCCGATAAGGCTTTGCCCCAAGGTCCTGTGCAGCTTCCTCCAGTGACTCGTCGACGCCGACAAGCCTGGACTGAACAATCACCGCGACATAGGCCAAGGAGAAAGTTATATGAGCGATCGTAATGGTAGTGATTCCTCTTGTCGGCCAGCCGATCAACTCGCTCATGGTGATGAACAGCAATAACAATGACAGGCCTGTGATCACCTCCGGCATGACCAATGGCGCAGAAATCATTCCAGAAAACAGCACTCTCCCTCGGAATTTTCTGATACGTGCCATGGCAATTCCGGCCAGAGCGCCCAAAAGCGTCGCGAATGTCGCATTCATGACGGCAATTTCGAGACTTAGGAACACCGCGTTCCATACTTCCTCACTCTGAAAGAGCGTGACATACCACTTTACCGAGAAACCACCCCATACCGGAACAAATCGCGAAGCATTGAAGGAATAGAAGATCAGCAGAAACATCGGTATGTACAGGAATGCGAATCCCAGACATAGCATCGAAAAGATAAATGGCATTTTTCTCGCGTTCATGATCTGCTCACTCTGATTCCGCTTCCTTGGCCTGATAGTGCTGATAGATCATCATCGGAATGACCAATAGCAACAGCAGAACTATCGCTACCGTTGACGCAACGGGCCAGTCCTGGTTCAGATTGAACTCCCCATAAAGCACCCTGCCGATCATCAAAACATTGCCGCCGCCCAACAGATCCGGAATCACAAATTCACCGGTTGCCGGGATAAATACAAGCAATGAACCGGCAACAATACCGGGCATAGTAAGCGGTATGGTGATCGTACGAAAGATGGTGAATGGTCTTGCGCCGAGATCCGCTGCCGCTTCATGGACTGTCAGGTCCAATTTCTCGATGCTCGCGAACAGCGGCAAAATCATGAACGGTACATAGGTGTACACGATACCCACAAATACCGCAAAATCCGTGTACAGCATCTTGATCGGCTGATCGATAATCCCCAGTCCGATCAGCAGATCGTTGATTGTTCCCTGGTCCGCCAACAAACCGATCCACGCGTACACTCTCAATAGAAATGATGTCCAGAAGGGAAGTATCACCATCAGCAGCAGAACTTTCTTCACAGTCGGGGTAGACCGGGCGATTCCATAAGCGATCGGGTAGCCGATCAACAAGCACAATATCGTGGAGATAATCGAAATTCTCAGGGAATTCAAATAAGTCTTGTAATAAAGGTCATCCTCCCACAGATACAAGAAATTGTCGAATATCAGGGTGATATACAGCTGCCCTTCTTCGCCGAATTGAATCAGTTTCGAAAACGGCGGGCTCGCGACGATGTACTCCGCGAGGCTAATTTTCAGAACGAGGAAAAACGGAACGAGAAAGAAAATCAGCAACCAGAAATACGGCACTGCCACAATGGCGGACTGCCATGCTCTTGCCGACTCCCCAAGACTTCTGAACCTGTCAAGCAAACCGGTTTACCTCGCCATCAACAGAAATTTTTCTGCAGTTTCCTCACTTGGTCAGCAGTATCGGGCTTGAGGGAGCCCAGCTGAGCATTACTTCATCCTCCCACTCGGCGAGATGCCTGGCATCCCGGGGTCTCGACTGATTCGGATGGGTGATCTCGATAACCCTGTCATTTTCCAGAAGAATCTTGTAAATCGAGAAATTACCCAGATAACCGATATCATCGACAATGCCTTTGACTGCGTTATATTTGTCGATTGTTTCGGGAATGTCCCGGGTAAGGGTGATCTTTTCAGGCCTCAGGGCGATCGACACACCGATATTCTCCCGAACCTCAGAACCATGGTCGATATAGAACGTAACTTCTCCGTGCGAGGATTTGACGATTACGTGATTGTCGCCATTTTCGACGACTCGACCCTCGAACATGTTCGCACTGCCGATAAAGTTTGCGACAAATCGTGACTGCGGGTATTCGTAAATGTCTGTTGGTGTGCCAATCTGCGAAAACTGCCCCTGATCCATGACCGCAATCCGGGTCGACAGCGTCATCGCCTCTTCCTGATCGTGGGTCACTACGATAAAAGTGATTCCAAGCCGGTCTTGGATATTCATCAGCTCGAACTGGGTTTGCTCCCGCAACCGCTTGTCCAGCGCACCCAAAGGTTCATCAAGCAGAAGCACCTTCGGTTTCTTGACCAGCGCACGCGCCAATGCAACTCGCTGACGCTGTCCACCGGACAACTGATGTGGTTTTCTCTTGCCGAACGGAGTCAGCTCAACAATGGCCAGAATTTCCGCGACCCGCTTCTCAATTTCGTCTTTCGCGATACGGTCCTGTTTCAGCCCATAGCCAACGTTTCCTTCCACAGTCATATGCGGAAACAACGCATAGGACTGGAACATCATATTGACCGGACGCTTGTATGGCGGGATGTTTGCCATATCAACGCCATCAATCGAGATGTTTCCGGAAGTTGGTGATTCAAATCCAGCCATCATCCGCAACAAGGTTGACTTGCCGCAACCAGAGCCTCCCAACAGAGAAAACAGCTCGCCCTCGTAGATGTCCAAGTCCACCGCCGAAACGGCTGTAAACGAACCGAATGTCTTGGTCAATCCCCGTATCCTGACGAATGGCTCCGCATCAGGATCAAGCCATGGCTGGTCTGAGAACAGTTTACTGGTATCAGTTGGTTGATTCATTTTTCACAGGAGTTGAGGCAATACCCGACCTTGCGCATGAAAATTCATTCGCACCAATCCGTGGACTTCCGTACTTGCGGATTCCGTGATCGATGCGAATGGTTCAGTTCAAGCGAATCTTGATCAATTGCCAGTCTTGAAGTTGGTCCAAACCCGAGTTCGAACCCGTTCCAACTTCGGCTTTAACACCTTCAGCGGATACATCATGGCAACCGCCTCATCCGAAGGATAGACCGCTTCACTTCCGGTAACGACAGGATCAATCAATTCCTTCGCCGATTCATTGGCAGAAGCATACCAGGTGTAATTGCTGTCGCCAGCCGCTACTTCCGGTCGCATCATGTAATCCAGGAACAGATACGCATTGTCCAGATTTTCGGCATCCGATGGCACCACCCAGCCGTCAACCCAGATATTCGCCTTGCCTTCTCCCGGCGGAGCGTAGAATTTCAGTTCGATATCCTGACCCGACTCTTCCGCAGCAGACTGGGCAAACAACCCGTCCGGTCCCCACGTTACGGCTACACAGAATTCCTTTTCCGGCATCCTGATGTATGCATAATTGTCAAAAGTCTTGATATAGGGCCTGATACTCAACAGCAACTCCTCAGCTGCCTCAAAATCTGCCTTGTTGGATGAACCCGGATCGAGTCCAAGATGAGCCAATGCCATCGAGACTATGTCGGTGGGCGAGTCAAGAAAGGCAACGCCGCATTGCGCAAGTTTTTCCATATTCGCAGGATCGAAAATCAAGTCCATCGAACCGATCGGCGCATCCGGAAACACTTCGCGAACCAACTCCTCGTTGTAGGTGACACCGTGTGTGCCCCACATGTAAGGCACAATGTATTCATTATTCGGGTCCCAGTGCCTGGCAATCTGTTCCAGAACTTTCTCGCTCATGTGCTTCATATTTGGCAGTCTGGACATGTCCAGTTTCTGAATCACATTCGCGGGAAGCAGTCTGGCTACGGCAGAACTTGAGTGGCTGATGACATCATAACCGGTGCTCCCGGCCAATAGCTTGGCGTCAACTGTCTCAACGGAATCATAGTTATCGTAAGTTACTTCGATTCCATACTCCTTCTCAAAGTTCGCTATCGTATCCTCGCCGATATACTCAGCCCAGTTGTAGACCTTGAGCACCCCTTCGGCATGGGCATTCGCCATGAAAAGAAACGCAACGGCAAAAGCCACTGTCAGGATAGACATGTATTTCGAATAAATACCTTTCAACACAATTTCACTCCTTCTTTGTAGTTGATTATCGATTCATCCCGTCATTGACAGACGGATGTTCACTTGTTTTCTGCATTGTAAACCAAAACAAAGCCGTATGGCCCATGTCCACGAATCCACGACAAATCACATTCAGTGCCAGATTTATGGAATTTGCGACCCAACTTGTCTGTCATGGCTGATCAGGGACCGAGCCACTCACTCGTCCATCCGTCGGATAGACTTCGAAAGCAAAGCCGCTGGTGCAGCCGGTCAGCACGCCCCTGCCAGAATTCGATGCGATCCGCAACCAGTCTGAATCCACCCCATCCGGGCGGTCGCGGTACCGCACTGTCCGCGAACTTCCTGTCTATTTGCAACACTCGACTTTCCAATTCCTCAAAACTCTCAATGACCTCACTTTGCGGTGAAGCCCACGCACTGATCTGACTGCCTCTCGGCCGTGTCGCGAAGTATTCATCGGACTCTTGCTCCGATAATTTTTCGACCCGACCCTCAATTCGTACCTGTCGATAGAGTTTATCCCACCATAATACGAGACTGGCATAAGGGTTTTCCTGCAACTCGTTTGCCTTTCGACTCCCGTAATTGGAATGAAACTCGAACCCGGATTCGCCGTAGGTTTTCAGCAACACTTGCCGGGCAGAGGGTCGACCATCTCCACCGACAGTAGCCAACGTGATTGCGAAGGGTTCCATCATCCCGGCATTGATCGCATCATCCATCCATGATGCGAACAACTCAAACGGATCGACTGATCGATGCAGTGACAAGTCGTTCTTCATCCTGCAGTGACAGCTGTGAATGCGATCAAATTCCTGCCATGCACAGGTATTTGATCTCGACGTACTCGTCCAATCCATATTTCGATCCTTCGCGCCCGATTCCGGATTCCTTCATGCCTCCAAACGGTGCGACTTCGGTCGAAATGATTCCGGTATTGATACCGACTATCCCATACTCCAACGCCTCGGAGATATTCCAGATTCTCCCGATATCCCGACTGTAAAGATAGGCCGCAAGACCAAATTCTGTATCGTTGGCCAACGATACAGCCTCGTCGTCATCAAAAAAGCGAAACAGCGGCGCGACGGGACCAAACGTCTCTTCATTGGCAACATCCATGCCGACCTGGACTCCGGTGAGTACTGTCGGCTGAAAGAAAGTGCCTCCCAGGGCGTGGCGGCTTCCACCGGCAGCGACCAAGGCCCCTTTCCCGACCGCATCGGTTATGTGCGCCTCAACTTTTTCCACGGCCGCAACATCAATCAGCGGCCCAAGATCAACCCCCTCGCCGAATCCGTCACCGACCTTCATGCTATTGACCGCAGCACTTAGTTTTTCTGAGAATTCGTCATAAATCCGATCGTGCACCAACAATCGGTTGGCGCAAACACACGTCTGGCCGGAATTGCGATACTTGGACTGCATTGCCCCTACAACCGCTTCATCAATATCGGCATCCTCAAACACGATGAACGGCGCGTTGCCGCCCAACTCCAAGGAGATTTTCTTCACAGTACCCGCACACTGCCTCATCAGTATCTTTCCGATCTCAGTTGAGCCGGTAAAGGTGAGCTTCCGTACTTTTTCACTGGATGTCAGTTCTGCACCGATCGCACTGGAAGATCCCGTAACCACATTGATCACACCGGGCGGTATTCCAGCCCGTTGTGCCAATTCGCAAAGAGCGAATGCAGAATATGGGGTTGCGCTAGCCGGTTTGATCACAATCGTGCAACCTGCGGCCAACGCCGGACCTGCCTTTCTGGTAATCATTGCAGAGGGGAAGTTCCATGGCGTTATCGCCGCACATACACCGACCGGCTCCTTGATCACGACAATTCGACGGTCGGGTTGATGACTGGGAATGACATCGCCATACATGCGTTTGCCCTCTTCTGCAAACCATTCAAAAAATGATGCTGCATAGGCGACCTCGCCTCGGGCTTCCGTCATCGGTTTGCCTTGCTCCAGCGTCATCAGCCTCGCCAAATCCTCTTGGTTTTCCATCATCAGGTCGGTCAACTTGCGCAACTTCACTGCGCGTTCCTTGGCGGTAGTCTTTCGCCACGACTGAAATGCTGTGTGCGCAGCGTCTATCGCTCTTGCGGTTTCCACCTCACCCATTTTTGGGACCGAGCCGATCGCTCTTCCCGTTGAAGGATTGCTCACAGTGATCGTGTCGCCACTGTCGGCGTTCACCCACTGTCCGTCAATGTAACACTGTTCACGAAATAGGCTCTTGTCCCGAATATTTGCGACCATAGCTTTACCTGTAAGTTAGTTGAATGCAGGAATTCCTGTTTGGGATTTGCCAAGAATCAGGGCATGAATGTCATGAGTGCCCTCATATGTGTTGACAGCCTCGAGATTCATGCAGTGGCGAATCACGTGATATTCATCACACACTCCGTTGCCTCCATGAATGTCCCTGGCTTCGCGCGCGATCTTTAGTGACTTGCCGGCGCTGTTACGTTTCAGCATACTGATCAGTTCGTGCGGCGCCCTTCCCTGTTCCATCAGGCGTCCGGCACGCAAACAACCCTGAATGGCCAGTGAAATTTCTGTTTGCATGTCTGCCAGTTTTTTCTGAATCAACTGATTGGCACCGATGGGGCGTCCGAACTGCCTGCGATTCATCGAATACTCCAGCGCCGCATGCCAACAAAACTCAGCCGCGCCGAGCGCACCCCAACTGATGCCGTAGCGCGCCATTGTCAAGCATGCAAAAGGAGCTTTGAGTCCCGATGCGTCCGGCAATACCATTTCATCTGTCACGTACACATCATTCATTGCAATACTGCCGGTTGATGACGCTCGCAGTGAGAACTTCCCCTCGATCTTTGGTGTCTCAAGACCCGATGAGCCCCGTTCCAGCAAAAATCCCCGAATCACACCTTCGTCGTCTTTTGCCCAAACCAGAAGAATATCCGCAATCGGTGCATTTGAAATCCATGTCTTTTCGCCATTCAACAGATATCCGCCCTTTACCTGGCGGGCTTTGGTTGTCATGCTGCCGGGGTCAGATCCGTGGTCCGGTTCGGTCAGCCCAAAACAGCCAATCAGGCGTCCGCTTGCCAATTCCGGCAGAAACCGCTCGCGCTGCATATCGCTCCCGAACCTGTGAATCGGATACATGACCAAAGATGACTGTACACTGAGAAAGGAACGATAACTGCTATCCACGCGTTCGATTTCTCTTGCAATCAGCCCATAACTGACGTAACTGAGTCCCGCACAGCCAAATCCATCGATGGTTGAGCCCAGCAATCCCAACTCCCCCATTTCAGCTGCAATCGCAGAATCAAAAACCTCACTTCGATTCGCCTGCACAATTCGCGGCATCAGCGCATCGTGGGCGTATCGTCTCACAGAATCCTGAATCATCCGCTCCGATTCGTCCAGCTGCTCTTCCAGCAGAAAGGGATCCTGCCAGAGAAATTCAGTCTTGCTTCTGCCCGTCTTCATTCATGTCTCCTGACTGTGTTCAGGCCGCTTCGGGTTTCGTCTCGTCACTTCGGAACGCAGCCAACAACTCTTCAATTCGACTCTGTGATGCTTCAACATGTCGCTTCTTTATATGTCCAAACCCCCGGACCGACTCGGGAAAACTCGCCAATTCTACAGCGATTCGATGGTTCTCAACATCAATGGACTGAATCAGTTCCTGCACAAGTTCCTCATAATCCGATATCAGTTGACGCTCCATCCGTCGATCCGCTGACCTTCCGAA
Protein-coding sequences here:
- a CDS encoding NAD-dependent succinate-semialdehyde dehydrogenase — protein: MVANIRDKSLFREQCYIDGQWVNADSGDTITVSNPSTGRAIGSVPKMGEVETARAIDAAHTAFQSWRKTTAKERAVKLRKLTDLMMENQEDLARLMTLEQGKPMTEARGEVAYAASFFEWFAEEGKRMYGDVIPSHQPDRRIVVIKEPVGVCAAITPWNFPSAMITRKAGPALAAGCTIVIKPASATPYSAFALCELAQRAGIPPGVINVVTGSSSAIGAELTSSEKVRKLTFTGSTEIGKILMRQCAGTVKKISLELGGNAPFIVFEDADIDEAVVGAMQSKYRNSGQTCVCANRLLVHDRIYDEFSEKLSAAVNSMKVGDGFGEGVDLGPLIDVAAVEKVEAHITDAVGKGALVAAGGSRHALGGTFFQPTVLTGVQVGMDVANEETFGPVAPLFRFFDDDEAVSLANDTEFGLAAYLYSRDIGRIWNISEALEYGIVGINTGIISTEVAPFGGMKESGIGREGSKYGLDEYVEIKYLCMAGI
- a CDS encoding acyl-CoA dehydrogenase; translation: MKTGRSKTEFLWQDPFLLEEQLDESERMIQDSVRRYAHDALMPRIVQANRSEVFDSAIAAEMGELGLLGSTIDGFGCAGLSYVSYGLIAREIERVDSSYRSFLSVQSSLVMYPIHRFGSDMQRERFLPELASGRLIGCFGLTEPDHGSDPGSMTTKARQVKGGYLLNGEKTWISNAPIADILLVWAKDDEGVIRGFLLERGSSGLETPKIEGKFSLRASSTGSIAMNDVYVTDEMVLPDASGLKAPFACLTMARYGISWGALGAAEFCWHAALEYSMNRRQFGRPIGANQLIQKKLADMQTEISLAIQGCLRAGRLMEQGRAPHELISMLKRNSAGKSLKIAREARDIHGGNGVCDEYHVIRHCMNLEAVNTYEGTHDIHALILGKSQTGIPAFN
- the pdxH gene encoding pyridoxamine 5'-phosphate oxidase encodes the protein MKNDLSLHRSVDPFELFASWMDDAINAGMMEPFAITLATVGGDGRPSARQVLLKTYGESGFEFHSNYGSRKANELQENPYASLVLWWDKLYRQVRIEGRVEKLSEQESDEYFATRPRGSQISAWASPQSEVIESFEELESRVLQIDRKFADSAVPRPPGWGGFRLVADRIEFWQGRADRLHQRLCFRSLSDGWTSEWLGP
- the potA gene encoding polyamine ABC transporter ATP-binding protein; its protein translation is MNQPTDTSKLFSDQPWLDPDAEPFVRIRGLTKTFGSFTAVSAVDLDIYEGELFSLLGGSGCGKSTLLRMMAGFESPTSGNISIDGVDMANIPPYKRPVNMMFQSYALFPHMTVEGNVGYGLKQDRIAKDEIEKRVAEILAIVELTPFGKRKPHQLSGGQRQRVALARALVKKPKVLLLDEPLGALDKRLREQTQFELMNIQDRLGITFIVVTHDQEEAMTLSTRIAVMDQGQFSQIGTPTDIYEYPQSRFVANFIGSANMFEGRVVENGDNHVIVKSSHGEVTFYIDHGSEVRENIGVSIALRPEKITLTRDIPETIDKYNAVKGIVDDIGYLGNFSIYKILLENDRVIEITHPNQSRPRDARHLAEWEDEVMLSWAPSSPILLTK
- a CDS encoding extracellular solute-binding protein gives rise to the protein MLKGIYSKYMSILTVAFAVAFLFMANAHAEGVLKVYNWAEYIGEDTIANFEKEYGIEVTYDNYDSVETVDAKLLAGSTGYDVISHSSSAVARLLPANVIQKLDMSRLPNMKHMSEKVLEQIARHWDPNNEYIVPYMWGTHGVTYNEELVREVFPDAPIGSMDLIFDPANMEKLAQCGVAFLDSPTDIVSMALAHLGLDPGSSNKADFEAAEELLLSIRPYIKTFDNYAYIRMPEKEFCVAVTWGPDGLFAQSAAEESGQDIELKFYAPPGEGKANIWVDGWVVPSDAENLDNAYLFLDYMMRPEVAAGDSNYTWYASANESAKELIDPVVTGSEAVYPSDEAVAMMYPLKVLKPKLERVRTRVWTNFKTGN